One genomic window of Gossypium hirsutum isolate 1008001.06 chromosome D11, Gossypium_hirsutum_v2.1, whole genome shotgun sequence includes the following:
- the LOC121223233 gene encoding uncharacterized protein: METILCKDTSKQIWDSMERKYQGSTRVKRQHLQALCTEFETLRMNSGESVTNYFSRSDKTEDTAIVEKILRSLTPKLNYVVCAIEEANDIEELSIDELQGSLLVHEKKLQRQDQEEQALKVATNQKTMNVVEGKDEDSTNEATLTIGKYKAFPLIICHKYGHYKSECRTNLGRYVETTNFAVEKEGEILLMACQEKEASSPTLWYLDTGCSNHMCGNKEAFSSIDESHCTQVKLGDASTLTVMGK; encoded by the exons ATGGAGACAATCCTTTGCAAGGACACTTCCAAACAAATTTGGGATTCTATGGAGAGGAAGTATCAAGGGTCTACAAGAGTAAAAAGGCAGCATCTACAAGCTCTTTGTACGGAATTCGAAACACTACGAATGAATTCAGGGGAGTCAGTCACAAATTATTTTTCAAGAAGTGACAAGACGGAGGACACCGCCATTGTTGAAAAAATTCTTCGATCCTTGACGCCGAAATTAAATTATGTTGTCTGCGCCATAGAAGAAGCTAATGACATTGAAGAACTATCAATTGATGAGCTGCAAGGTTCGTTATTGGTTCATGAGAAGAAACTCCAACGTCAAGACCAAGAGGAACAAGCATTGAAGGTAGCAACCAACCAAAAAACCATGAATGTGGTAGAGGGAAAGGACGAGGATTCCACCAACGAAGCAACTCTAACGATCGGAAAATATAAGGCTTTTCCTCTGATTAT ATGTCACAAGTATGGGCACTACAAATCTGAGTGTAGAACCAATCTCGGACGATATGTGGAGACAACAAATTTTGCTGTAGAAAAGGAAGGAGAGATACTCCTAATGGCATGTCAAGAGAAAGAGGCATCTTCGCCAACTTTATGGTACCTTGACACTGGTTGTAGCAACCATATGTGTGGCAATAAGGAGGCATTTTCTTCAATCGATGAATCTCACTGTACCCAAGTAAAGCTTGGGGATGCCTCTACCCTTACAGTCATGGGAAAATGA